The following are from one region of the Halodesulfurarchaeum sp. HSR-GB genome:
- a CDS encoding flippase: MRLGQTSVIFFLSRFLASIIGFVATLYIARVVGPDPLGIYHLVIGLVSWLAIVGKIGVSGALTKRVSEGTAKEEFSIAAISVIAILFVVLSSLLLVFRPHVDSYIGYPATGYVVLILLVVLLNAVIMSILTGLHMVHIRGILSTVRISGRSLFQVFLIFSGLSTVGLLAGHVAGYFLVLLIGSYLVVSNLGGISRPSTDHFRSLFDFAKYSWLGSLRGRMFNYTDVIVLGFFVSQTLIGIYAVAWNIGQFLILFSNSLRATLFPEISELSAKQDTQAVSRILEQALTFGGLFLAPGLLGGAILGERILRLYGPEFPQGATVLAILIVANLIQGYQTQFLNTLNGIDRPDLAFRVNAVFVVANLILNVVLIYLYGWVGAAVATATSVGISLVLGYYHVDAIIDFQVPYWEIGKQWFAAFVMAGFVYSGLWVENTFRLLGDNFATVLILVPIGAGVYFVVLLVVSREFRETVDRNLPVDLPYISQ; this comes from the coding sequence ATGCGCCTCGGGCAAACGTCGGTCATTTTCTTCCTCTCCCGCTTTCTCGCCTCTATTATTGGTTTCGTGGCCACATTGTATATTGCGAGGGTCGTGGGACCTGACCCACTCGGTATTTATCACTTGGTAATTGGCCTCGTTTCCTGGCTTGCGATCGTAGGGAAAATTGGTGTGTCGGGTGCGCTTACAAAACGCGTCTCCGAGGGGACGGCCAAGGAAGAATTTTCAATAGCAGCGATCTCGGTAATCGCGATACTGTTCGTTGTACTATCGAGTCTTCTCCTCGTGTTCCGCCCGCACGTTGATTCTTATATCGGATATCCGGCTACGGGGTACGTCGTTTTGATACTGCTCGTGGTGTTGCTGAACGCAGTGATAATGTCGATTCTAACGGGGTTGCATATGGTCCACATTCGTGGTATTTTGTCAACAGTTCGAATAAGTGGACGGAGCCTCTTCCAGGTGTTCCTGATATTTTCGGGTCTCAGTACGGTGGGACTCTTGGCGGGTCACGTCGCAGGCTATTTTCTCGTCCTCCTGATTGGTAGCTATTTGGTCGTCAGCAATCTCGGTGGGATATCCAGACCCTCCACGGACCACTTCAGAAGCTTGTTCGACTTCGCGAAGTACTCCTGGCTGGGATCGCTTCGGGGCCGGATGTTCAATTATACCGATGTCATCGTGTTGGGATTCTTCGTTTCCCAGACGCTGATTGGAATCTATGCAGTCGCGTGGAATATTGGTCAATTTCTCATTCTGTTCAGTAATTCGCTGAGAGCGACCCTGTTTCCCGAAATCAGTGAGCTTTCTGCCAAACAGGATACCCAGGCGGTATCACGTATTCTTGAACAGGCTCTCACCTTTGGTGGATTGTTCCTTGCTCCCGGTCTGTTGGGCGGCGCAATCCTCGGTGAGCGAATCCTCCGTCTTTACGGTCCGGAATTCCCACAGGGTGCCACAGTCTTGGCCATCCTAATCGTCGCCAACCTCATCCAAGGATACCAGACGCAATTTCTCAATACCCTCAATGGTATCGATCGCCCCGACCTCGCCTTTCGAGTCAATGCCGTCTTCGTGGTCGCCAATTTGATCCTCAACGTGGTACTCATCTATCTGTACGGGTGGGTCGGTGCCGCAGTCGCGACTGCGACGTCCGTCGGAATCAGTTTGGTTCTCGGGTATTACCACGTCGATGCAATCATCGATTTCCAGGTTCCTTACTGGGAAATTGGCAAACAGTGGTTTGCCGCATTCGTCATGGCTGGCTTCGTGTATAGTGGCCTCTGGGTGGAGAATACGTTCCGCCTCCTTGGAGATAACTTCGCGACGGTGTTGATTCTGGTCCCTATAGGGGCTGGTGTTTACTTCGTGGTCCTGCTAGTGGTTTCACGAGAGTTCCGCGAAACCGTAGACAGAAATCTTCCAGTCGATCTTCCGTACATTTCTCAGTAG
- the aglF gene encoding UTP--glucose-1-phosphate uridylyltransferase AglF encodes MQAVVLAAGKGTRLRPLTDDKPKAMVEVDGQPLVAHVFDRLVELDASELIVIVGYQKEDIISHFGDEYRDTPITYAHQREQNGLAHALLTAEEHIDDDFMLMLGDNIFQANLEDVINRQRENRTDAAFLVEEVPYEEASRYGVCDTNGYGEIVNVIEKPEDPPSNLVMTGFYTFTPAIFHACHLVQPSDRGEYELSDAIDLLIESGRTIDAIRMDGWRIDVGYPEDRDKAEERLQEERQDATAE; translated from the coding sequence ATGCAAGCAGTCGTCCTCGCCGCCGGCAAGGGCACCCGCCTTCGCCCCCTCACCGACGACAAACCCAAGGCCATGGTCGAAGTCGACGGCCAACCACTCGTCGCTCACGTCTTCGACCGCCTCGTCGAACTCGATGCCTCCGAATTAATAGTAATAGTCGGCTACCAGAAGGAGGACATCATCAGTCACTTCGGCGACGAGTACCGCGACACGCCAATCACCTACGCCCACCAGCGTGAACAGAACGGCCTCGCGCATGCCCTCCTCACCGCCGAGGAACACATCGACGATGACTTCATGCTCATGCTCGGGGACAACATCTTCCAGGCCAACCTCGAGGACGTGATCAACAGACAACGAGAGAACCGCACCGACGCGGCCTTCCTGGTCGAGGAAGTCCCATACGAGGAGGCCTCCCGCTATGGCGTCTGTGACACCAATGGCTACGGCGAGATCGTTAACGTGATCGAGAAACCCGAGGACCCGCCCTCGAACCTCGTGATGACCGGCTTCTACACCTTCACGCCCGCGATCTTCCATGCCTGCCATCTCGTCCAGCCCTCCGACCGTGGCGAATACGAACTGAGTGACGCGATTGACTTACTCATCGAATCCGGGCGCACCATCGACGCGATTCGCATGGACGGCTGGCGTATCGACGTGGGTTATCCCGAAGACCGCGACAAAGCCGAAGAACGGCTGCAGGAAGAACGCCAGGACGCGACGGCGGAGTGA